One segment of Luteolibacter rhizosphaerae DNA contains the following:
- a CDS encoding pilus assembly PilX family protein: MKNPIIPARRNLHARPLTLLRKNGFALVISLSLMVLLTILAVGLLGISTLSLRTSGRDGEIAQARANARLALAMAIGQLQRTSGPDQRITAPADQLTTGDGSDSSAAPERRHWTGTYQSWAANQNDRPSPNFLSWLVSGHPEDLKQLATARSVSTGDTISLIGEGTMGAAADEGRVDVPALRVSNGGDHAPRIAWWTGDQGTKAALSTPGQPEDHGFADLRGATQGAPRNAVELVESTTERPFANLDPEDPRLAAVSGWQQSGFLASDVKSPRELFHDLAPMSSGMLTNVRAGGFRKDLSMQLERSASSAPSTALYSVGGEQGINLKELWCYYNLYKEVRSSGGTTFTTGGRIGGNTPFLQVEASAAACQTDDEFHLKQPVIISYQLALSFETRTTTVNGRAMNRLHVVADPILTFWNPLDVPVVVPRSTFFSVKYWQVPYDLYISINGGAMRRFPLAASLSNATASGNGDANYLSLRVGELQQMVFKPGEVIKMSQSGATLVKGTNEADHKLAGKAGFNYTGGVSLPVKDLAGTFIEISASDTIRYEARPNNLTAGKTSASGNTITGGNAHTRHFSLSHHEYYIGEDRGTNSLGIGGMYIDWDFGNRRVRSSEIRSETQPGTKPSGQRLYANRFPAIFRTLKDQDTRPLSGSELSGRKAPFMLFSYEAKTEAGSDRGTRYLARFNPRAHHVDFYDLTDAERDILPYEFKVEALDSWRNRSLEVSTNGNAYFGGGMNAEFGNSYVSTLSVPREPLVSLASFQHSTANGFEITKPKYGYATLNGREPLLPQISHAIGNSMAPSMLAAGRTEGSMAGGRPLADHSYLANRALWDDWFLSGISPQTVAGFAKRRAQRDTALQFLEGSGQLPVVRYLPDTGGQDPADLISGFFSGSVPNDAATREIASLIRVDGLFNVNSTSVEAWKAMLGSLKGRQIVVRDETGAESIVTDEGTPVANLRGPHGALVDGSGNLDVKDPSQWVGRRSLSEGEIESLANAIVREVRKRGPFLSLADFVNRRPGGDEDLARCGAIQSALDSQDVKINDGFRGSGRSIGSGVSNRFAFPEAEEGTAAYGAPGAVKQGDILTPIAPVLSVRSDSFIIRAYGESVDNEGKVLARAWCEATVERDKQFIDGNDTPETAITSLSEDVNESFGRRYVMTSFRWLHPEEI; this comes from the coding sequence ATGAAAAACCCAATCATCCCGGCACGGCGGAATCTCCACGCCCGTCCATTGACGCTTCTGCGCAAGAATGGATTCGCATTGGTGATTTCGCTCTCGCTCATGGTCCTGCTCACGATCCTCGCGGTCGGTCTGCTAGGCATTTCCACTCTTTCGCTCCGGACCTCCGGTCGCGATGGGGAGATCGCCCAAGCGCGAGCGAATGCCCGGCTGGCGCTGGCAATGGCGATCGGCCAGTTGCAGCGGACCAGCGGCCCGGATCAGCGCATCACGGCACCGGCGGATCAGCTCACGACGGGCGACGGCAGTGACAGCTCGGCCGCCCCGGAGCGCCGCCACTGGACCGGCACTTACCAATCATGGGCTGCAAACCAGAATGATCGCCCGAGCCCGAACTTTCTCTCCTGGCTGGTTTCCGGGCATCCGGAGGACCTCAAGCAGCTGGCCACCGCAAGGAGTGTCTCCACGGGCGACACGATTTCCCTGATCGGCGAGGGCACCATGGGTGCGGCTGCCGATGAAGGGCGGGTGGATGTGCCCGCGTTGCGTGTGAGCAACGGCGGCGATCACGCCCCGCGCATTGCCTGGTGGACGGGTGATCAAGGCACGAAGGCCGCGCTTTCCACGCCGGGGCAGCCGGAGGATCATGGCTTCGCCGACCTGCGGGGTGCCACCCAGGGTGCGCCGCGGAATGCAGTCGAGCTGGTGGAGAGCACGACCGAGCGGCCCTTCGCGAACTTGGATCCGGAAGACCCCCGCCTCGCTGCGGTGTCCGGCTGGCAGCAGTCCGGCTTTCTTGCTTCCGATGTGAAGTCTCCCCGCGAGCTCTTCCATGACCTCGCGCCGATGTCGTCCGGCATGCTCACGAACGTTCGCGCCGGCGGTTTCCGGAAGGACCTCTCGATGCAGCTCGAGCGCTCCGCCTCCAGCGCGCCGAGCACCGCGCTCTACAGCGTGGGCGGGGAGCAGGGGATCAACCTGAAGGAACTCTGGTGCTACTATAATCTCTACAAGGAAGTCCGTAGCTCCGGCGGCACCACCTTTACCACCGGCGGGCGGATCGGTGGCAATACGCCCTTCCTGCAAGTTGAAGCCAGCGCGGCGGCTTGCCAGACCGACGACGAGTTCCACCTCAAGCAGCCGGTCATCATCAGCTACCAACTCGCGCTCTCCTTCGAGACCCGCACCACCACGGTGAACGGTCGCGCGATGAACCGCCTGCACGTGGTCGCGGACCCGATCCTCACCTTCTGGAATCCGCTCGACGTGCCGGTGGTCGTGCCGCGCTCCACCTTCTTCTCGGTGAAATACTGGCAGGTGCCTTATGATCTCTATATCAGCATCAATGGCGGGGCCATGCGTCGCTTCCCGCTCGCCGCTTCGCTGTCGAATGCCACCGCCTCCGGCAACGGCGATGCGAACTACCTCTCGCTGCGCGTGGGCGAGCTCCAGCAGATGGTCTTCAAGCCCGGCGAAGTGATCAAGATGTCGCAGAGCGGGGCCACCTTGGTGAAGGGCACCAACGAGGCCGATCACAAGCTGGCGGGCAAGGCCGGCTTCAATTACACCGGGGGTGTCTCCTTGCCGGTGAAAGACCTGGCCGGCACATTCATCGAGATCTCCGCCTCGGACACGATCCGCTACGAAGCCCGCCCGAACAACCTGACCGCCGGCAAGACCAGTGCGAGCGGTAACACCATCACGGGTGGCAATGCCCACACCCGCCACTTCTCGCTCTCGCATCACGAGTACTACATCGGCGAGGACCGCGGCACGAACAGCCTCGGCATCGGCGGGATGTATATCGACTGGGACTTCGGCAACCGTCGCGTGAGATCCTCGGAGATCCGTTCGGAAACCCAGCCGGGCACCAAGCCTTCCGGGCAGCGGCTGTATGCGAACCGCTTCCCGGCGATCTTCCGCACGCTCAAGGATCAGGATACCCGTCCGCTTAGCGGATCGGAACTCAGCGGTCGCAAGGCTCCCTTCATGCTCTTCTCCTACGAGGCGAAGACGGAGGCCGGTTCGGACCGGGGGACCCGCTACCTGGCCCGCTTCAATCCGCGCGCCCATCACGTGGACTTCTACGATCTCACGGATGCCGAGCGCGATATCCTGCCCTACGAGTTCAAGGTCGAGGCGCTGGACTCATGGCGCAACCGCTCGCTGGAGGTCAGTACGAATGGCAATGCCTACTTCGGCGGGGGCATGAATGCGGAATTCGGGAATAGCTACGTGAGCACGCTCTCGGTGCCGCGGGAGCCCTTGGTTTCACTGGCCTCCTTCCAGCACTCGACCGCGAACGGCTTCGAGATCACCAAGCCGAAGTATGGCTACGCCACGCTCAACGGCCGCGAGCCCTTGCTGCCGCAGATCTCGCATGCGATTGGCAATTCGATGGCTCCATCGATGCTCGCCGCCGGCCGGACGGAAGGGTCCATGGCCGGTGGCAGACCGCTTGCCGACCACTCGTATCTCGCCAACCGGGCGTTGTGGGATGACTGGTTTCTCTCGGGCATCTCGCCGCAGACGGTGGCCGGCTTCGCCAAGCGGCGCGCCCAGCGGGATACCGCTCTCCAGTTCCTCGAGGGCAGCGGCCAGCTTCCCGTCGTGCGGTATCTGCCGGATACCGGTGGCCAGGATCCCGCGGATCTGATCTCCGGTTTCTTCTCCGGCAGCGTTCCGAACGATGCCGCCACTCGTGAGATCGCCAGCCTGATCCGCGTCGATGGGCTCTTCAATGTGAACTCCACTTCGGTGGAGGCATGGAAGGCGATGCTGGGCTCCTTGAAAGGACGCCAGATCGTGGTGCGGGATGAGACCGGTGCCGAGTCGATCGTAACCGACGAAGGTACGCCGGTCGCGAACCTCCGCGGTCCGCATGGCGCGCTGGTGGATGGGTCCGGCAATCTCGATGTGAAGGATCCCTCGCAGTGGGTTGGCCGCCGCAGTCTCTCGGAGGGAGAGATCGAGTCGCTTGCCAATGCGATCGTTCGCGAGGTGAGGAAGCGCGGACCCTTCCTGAGCCTGGCGGATTTCGTGAACCGCCGTCCCGGCGGCGACGAGGATCTTGCCCGCTGCGGTGCCATCCAGAGCGCGCTCGATTCACAGGATGTGAAGATCAACGATGGCTTCCGCGGTAGCGGGCGCTCCATCGGCAGCGGCGTGTCGAATCGTTTCGCCTTCCCGGAGGCCGAAGAAGGCACGGCTGCCTACGGCGCACCGGGCGCGGTGAAGCAAGGTGATATCCTCACCCCGATCGCACCGGTTCTTTCCGTCCGCTCGGATAGCTTCATCATCCGCGCCTATGGCGAGTCGGTCGACAACGAGGGCAAGGTGCTGGCCCGGGCCTGGTGTGAAGCCACGGTGGAGCGCGACAAGCAATTCATCGACGGCAACGACACTCCGGAAACCGCGATCACCAGTCTTTCCGAAGACGTCAACGAGTCCTTTGGGCGCCGCTACGTGATGACCTCATTTCGCTGGCTGCATCCGGAAGAAATCTGA
- a CDS encoding Gfo/Idh/MocA family protein produces the protein MPLADRRAFLKAGTIAAAASSLPSVLNAQVGGSDEIKIALVGCGGRGSGAAAQSLAVPGTRLVAMADAFGDNLEGAYNQLKGQFGERVDVPQERRFSGFEAYKQAIDAADVVLLCTPPGFRPAHFEYAVQQGKHVFMEKPVAVDGPGIRKVIEAAKVADQKKLKVVCGLQRRYQNSYLETLKKIKEGAIGDFVSSQVYWVSGGVWVRDRKDGMSEMEYQMRNWYYFNWICGDHICEQHVHNLDVSNWFKDGQHPVKAVGMGGRTKRVGKNYGEIYDHFYVEYTYADGTVMNSQSRHWDNVWSRVSETISGTEGNAYPGMIKDRKGKIIWRFTGQDNNPYDTEHVVLYDHIRSDTPINNAYYTAESTLTAILGRMACYTGQEVTWDQALNSKIDTMPPKLAWDADPGPKPGADGMYPCPIPGAGGVA, from the coding sequence ATGCCTCTCGCCGACCGCCGTGCTTTCCTGAAGGCCGGGACCATTGCCGCCGCTGCTTCTTCGCTTCCCTCCGTGCTGAATGCGCAGGTTGGCGGGAGCGACGAGATCAAGATCGCGCTCGTCGGCTGCGGCGGTCGCGGCAGCGGTGCCGCTGCCCAGTCCTTGGCCGTGCCCGGCACCCGCCTAGTGGCCATGGCAGATGCCTTCGGCGACAATCTGGAAGGGGCCTACAATCAATTGAAAGGGCAGTTCGGCGAGCGCGTGGACGTGCCGCAGGAGCGCCGCTTCTCCGGCTTCGAGGCATACAAGCAGGCGATTGACGCCGCCGACGTGGTGCTGCTCTGCACTCCTCCCGGCTTCCGCCCGGCGCACTTCGAGTATGCCGTGCAGCAGGGCAAGCACGTCTTCATGGAGAAGCCCGTTGCCGTCGACGGTCCGGGCATTCGCAAGGTGATCGAGGCCGCGAAGGTGGCGGACCAGAAAAAGCTGAAGGTCGTCTGCGGCTTGCAGCGCCGCTACCAGAACAGCTATCTGGAGACCCTCAAGAAAATCAAGGAAGGCGCGATCGGCGACTTCGTTTCCTCGCAGGTTTACTGGGTCAGCGGCGGCGTCTGGGTGCGCGACCGCAAGGACGGCATGAGCGAAATGGAATACCAGATGCGGAACTGGTATTACTTCAACTGGATCTGCGGCGACCACATCTGCGAGCAGCACGTCCATAACCTCGACGTGAGCAACTGGTTCAAGGACGGCCAGCACCCGGTGAAGGCCGTGGGCATGGGTGGCCGCACCAAGCGCGTGGGCAAGAACTACGGCGAGATCTACGACCACTTCTACGTCGAGTACACCTACGCCGATGGCACGGTTATGAACTCGCAATCCCGCCACTGGGACAACGTCTGGTCCCGCGTGAGCGAGACCATCTCCGGCACCGAGGGCAACGCCTACCCGGGCATGATCAAGGATCGCAAGGGCAAGATCATCTGGCGCTTCACCGGGCAGGATAACAACCCTTACGACACCGAGCACGTGGTGCTCTACGATCACATCCGCAGCGATACCCCGATCAACAACGCCTACTACACCGCGGAAAGCACGTTGACCGCGATCCTTGGACGCATGGCCTGCTACACCGGCCAGGAAGTCACCTGGGATCAGGCGCTGAACTCGAAGATCGACACCATGCCGCCGAAGCTCGCTTGGGATGCGGATCCCGGACCGAAGCCCGGTGCCGATGGCATGTATCCCTGCCCGATTCCCGGCGCGGGCGGCGTTGCCTGA